The Hevea brasiliensis isolate MT/VB/25A 57/8 chromosome 1, ASM3005281v1, whole genome shotgun sequence genome has a window encoding:
- the LOC131179259 gene encoding uncharacterized protein LOC131179259 encodes MNSANLIFRVHHHHLGPGRNYGLLKFRLGFGLFSGGCYKIFCPRKLTTTMDVDVFCFVCGFDPESADHLFASYPPVSRLWYVSPLRIHLANLGLSSGTQLFHYVLANFDSDAMELFVILAWGIWKARYQLIFLNLHFNALRIITSCISLRNEYLDVACTSHSDHQEVNTTTNWSFPSPQCYNLNTDASVSSLGVVGLRAVIRNDKGEVMVASVKSIFANWDPTLAEIHAIKFGLDLAIQTGFSNLQVESDALGTVDALRGSQLISPLHSLHVGDVLYVAYSFVNLIRINM; translated from the coding sequence ATGAACAGCGCAAATCTGATATTCAGAGTCCATCATCATCATCTAGGCCCTGGAAGAAATTATGGGCTCTTAAAATTCCGCCTTGGATTTGGGCTTTTTTCTGGCGGCTGCTATAAGATATTTTGCCCACGAAAGTTAACCACCACTATGGATGTTGATGTGTTTTGTTTTGTGTGTGGCTTTGATCCTGAATCTGCTGATCATCTATTTGCAAGCTATCCACCAGTGTCACGCCTTTGGTATGTTAGCCCTCTGCGTATTCATTTGGCTAACTTAGGCCTCAGTTCAGGTACTCAACTTTTTCACTATGTGCTTGCCAATTTCGACTCAGATGCTATGGAGCTTTTTGTTATTTTGGCTTGGGGTATATGGAAAGCTCGCTATCAGCTCATTTTCTTGAACCTGCACTTTAATGCCTTACGAATCATTACCTCATGTATCAGTTTGAGAAATGAATATCTTGATGTAGCATGTACTTCTCATTCAGATCATCAGGAGGTTAATACCACTACAAACTGGTCTTTCCCTTCTCCCCAGTGCTACAATCTGAATACTGATGCCAGTGTATCTTCGTTGGGAGTGGTTGGTCTACGTGCAGTAATTCGAAATGACAAGGGAGAGGTCATGGTGGCAAGTGTGAAATCTATTTTTGCTAATTGGGATCCAACACTGGCAGAAATTCACGCTATTAAGTTTGGGCTTGATCTGGCTATACAAACTGGTTTCAGTAATTTACAAGTAGAAAGTGATGCTCTTGGCACTGTCGATGCTCTTCGTGGTAGTCAGCTGATCTCCCCACTTCATTCTCTTCATGTTGGGGACGTGCTCTATGTTGCCTATAGTTTTGTAAATTTGATTCGCATAAATATGTGA